Proteins encoded together in one Styela clava chromosome 12, kaStyClav1.hap1.2, whole genome shotgun sequence window:
- the LOC120329330 gene encoding uncharacterized protein LOC120329330 — protein sequence MLTIVVLVISLCTLATYALQPAECEKKFEDFRGGVSTFECPANCDIGDVYVVGGPVAFQPDSLVCAAAIYAAAAPVTGGQVVFRKLTSDPPPTMTAGTENGVTTIAPANAPSITTVYFLFDVVIPSDCAVAAEDIDQEVFVFNCPADCETHTPTTTDVVYDDANSIFAVQSLICMAALFDGIIPGGSAGAVVVQKQQGIMSYGGAAASANSVHPGPLAAYQPAFTFSTTIYPDCLQTVSSQPSLVVFICPANCSPNLVDVVGDEIYNDETPICLAAIHDGQITAASGGDVIVNKRPGQSEFSGSTRNGITSISGGPDDGFDFSDCINGSPTRSPLVGCSCTATWFGDACDIMCVEGSYDASNNPACTCNSGWVGPMCNFPIC from the exons ATGTTGACAATTGTTGTTTTGGTTATCTCATTATGTACTCTCGCAACTTATG CTTTGCAACCAGCAGAATGCGAAAAAAAATTCGAGGATTTTAGGGGAGGTGTTTCCACTTTTGAATGCCCTGCAAATTGTGATATCGGAGATGTGTATGTTGTAGGTGGACCAGTTGCTTTTCAACCGGATTCTCTGGTTTGTGCTGCTGCGATATACGCTGCTGCAGCTCCAG TTACAGGAGGACAAGTAGTTTTCCGAAAATTAACGTCAGACCCTCCTCCGACAATGACGGCCGGGACAGAAAACGGGGTTACTACGATAGCCCCTGCCAATGCACCATCGATCACCACCGTATACTTTTTGTTTGATG TTGTGATTCCATCTGATTGTGCAGTTGCAGCAGAAGATATCGATCAGGAAGTTTTTGTATTTAACTGCCCAGCTGATTGCGAAACACACACTCCAACTACAACTGACGTTGTTTATGATGATGCCAATTCAATATTTGCGGTTCAATCTCTCATTTGTATGGCTGCACTTTTTGACGGAATAATACCag GTGGAAGTGCCGGTGCTGTTGTTGTTCAGAAACAACAAGGGATTATGTCATACGGCGGCGCTGCCGCCAGTGCCAACAGTGTTCACCCGGGGCCTCTAGCTGCGTATCAACCTGCGTTTACATTTTCAA ctACGATATATCCAGATTGCTTACAAACCGTATCAAGCCAACCAAGTCTAGTCGTATTTATATGCCCGGCTAACTGCAGCCCGAACTTGGTTGATGTCGTGGGAGACGAAATCTACAATGACGAAACACCAATATGCCTTGCAGCTATTCATGATGGACAGATAACTG CTGCTAGCGGAGGTGACGTAATTGTGAATAAACGACCAGGTCAGTCAGAATTTAGTGGAAGCACACGTAATGGTATCACCAGTATCAGTGGAGGACCAGACGATGGTTTTGATTTTTCCG ACTGCATCAACGGATCTCCTACAAGGTCTCCATTGGTAGGTTGTTCATGCACTGCGACTTGGTTCGGAGATGCGTGTGATATAA TGTGTGTTGAAGGAAGTTACGATGCATCGAATAATCCAGCATGTACCTGCAATTCTGGATGGGTTGGACCTATGTGCAATTTCC CAATATGTTAG